One window from the genome of Rhodopirellula halodulae encodes:
- a CDS encoding lipid-binding SYLF domain-containing protein, which translates to MVFSIFKRQVLLCAFFVTLLVTPKAFGQIAEEQTIQAASMVLSETMSTPLSQVPAQLLQDCHGVAIVPNVIKGSFIVGARHGKGLLFIRDPDGTWHAPVFISLTGGNVGWQVGVQASDIILVFKTARSVQGILSGKLTLGGDASAAAGPVGRQAAVATDGQLQAEIYTYSRSRGLFAGVSIDGSVVRVDPVATGSYYKSPGPGQPVIVPASAAQLTQAIANYAGAAVKVDPPNPQTQMAQQFSAGRAAAIHDQLLEMAPELFKLLDQNWTGFLALPLTANASQAPTPAALAETIAHYDQVANDPQFASLAARPEFQSVRSLLKHYQHALSSTPQTLQLPPPPQQ; encoded by the coding sequence ATGGTTTTCTCGATTTTCAAACGCCAAGTGTTGCTGTGTGCGTTCTTTGTGACTTTGTTGGTGACACCCAAAGCGTTTGGCCAAATCGCGGAGGAACAGACCATCCAAGCCGCCAGCATGGTTCTGAGCGAAACCATGTCGACTCCGCTCAGCCAAGTTCCGGCACAATTGCTTCAGGATTGCCATGGCGTTGCCATCGTTCCCAACGTGATCAAAGGCAGCTTCATCGTCGGTGCGCGGCACGGCAAAGGACTGCTTTTCATTCGCGATCCAGACGGCACCTGGCACGCTCCCGTCTTCATTTCGCTGACCGGTGGCAACGTGGGATGGCAAGTCGGTGTGCAAGCTTCCGACATCATCCTGGTCTTCAAAACGGCTCGTAGTGTGCAAGGCATTTTGTCCGGCAAGCTGACGTTGGGCGGTGACGCGTCCGCAGCGGCTGGTCCGGTCGGTCGGCAAGCCGCGGTGGCAACCGATGGTCAACTTCAGGCGGAGATCTACACGTACTCACGCAGCCGAGGGTTGTTTGCTGGCGTGTCCATCGATGGATCCGTTGTCCGAGTGGATCCGGTGGCGACGGGTTCGTACTACAAGAGCCCCGGCCCCGGGCAACCGGTCATCGTGCCCGCCTCAGCCGCACAATTGACTCAGGCCATCGCCAACTACGCCGGTGCGGCGGTGAAAGTGGATCCACCCAACCCGCAAACTCAAATGGCCCAGCAATTCAGTGCCGGACGCGCGGCGGCGATTCACGATCAATTGCTCGAAATGGCGCCCGAGCTATTCAAGCTGCTGGATCAAAACTGGACGGGTTTCCTGGCACTCCCGCTGACCGCGAATGCCAGCCAAGCCCCGACTCCCGCGGCGCTCGCCGAAACCATCGCTCACTACGATCAAGTCGCCAACGACCCGCAATTTGCATCGCTCGCCGCGCGTCCTGAATTTCAATCTGTTCGCAGTTTGCTCAAACACTACCAGCACGCCTTGTCCTCCACTCCGCAAACTCTCCAATTGCCACCACCGCCTCAGCAGTGA
- a CDS encoding sulfatase-like hydrolase/transferase, whose protein sequence is MRFLAVAALALISLTSSSFAEETRPNIVLIMADDIGIEGLGCYGGTSYKTPVLDQLASEGMRFTHAYAQPLCTPTRVQLMTGKYNHRNWKYFGILPTDAKTFGHRMKEEGYATGIFGKWQLQSYDPPGYPGADKRRGTGMHPKDTGFDEYALFHALHTEDKGSRYANPTMLEGRAGQGGELKTYDGAFGEDIWVDKTIDFLKQDRDEPAFVYYPMALPHWPFVPTPINDEWDPTQPVTEKLEYFPDMVQYMDMAVGRLLDGLRENQLRENTIVIFYSDNGTHLDVVSQMDDGRAVQGGKGLTKQTGIHVPLIVSWPVHIKAGVSDSLIDASDFFPTLVELAGGKVTRGKIMGDPTMDGVSFAPELFGQTGEKKESLFFWYDPRPGEDKSQFAREVFALNRTHKVFRDGRAFRLTKRPLEEIPIDPDNTTDQDKLAIEALQKRIADTMTGVAEPPLVDATGQPISN, encoded by the coding sequence ATGCGTTTTCTCGCCGTCGCGGCACTTGCACTCATCTCACTGACTTCTTCTTCTTTCGCGGAAGAGACGCGCCCAAACATCGTCTTGATCATGGCCGACGATATCGGCATCGAAGGACTGGGATGCTACGGCGGCACTTCCTACAAGACACCGGTTTTGGATCAGCTCGCCAGCGAAGGCATGCGTTTTACCCATGCCTATGCCCAACCGCTTTGCACGCCGACTCGCGTTCAACTGATGACGGGCAAGTACAACCATCGCAACTGGAAGTACTTTGGCATTTTGCCGACCGACGCGAAGACATTTGGCCATCGCATGAAAGAGGAAGGATACGCGACCGGCATCTTTGGGAAGTGGCAACTGCAGTCCTACGATCCACCCGGCTACCCCGGCGCTGACAAGCGACGCGGAACAGGCATGCATCCCAAAGACACTGGCTTTGACGAGTACGCTTTGTTCCACGCATTGCACACGGAAGACAAAGGCTCGCGATACGCCAACCCAACGATGCTGGAAGGCAGAGCAGGGCAGGGCGGTGAACTCAAAACCTACGACGGTGCGTTTGGTGAAGACATCTGGGTCGACAAAACCATCGACTTCCTCAAACAAGACCGCGACGAACCTGCCTTTGTTTACTACCCGATGGCGTTGCCGCACTGGCCGTTCGTGCCGACGCCAATCAACGATGAATGGGATCCGACGCAACCGGTGACGGAGAAACTCGAATACTTCCCGGACATGGTCCAGTACATGGACATGGCGGTGGGGCGTCTGCTGGATGGTCTTCGCGAAAATCAACTTCGTGAAAACACCATTGTGATCTTCTACAGCGACAACGGAACACACCTGGATGTCGTGTCGCAAATGGATGACGGCAGGGCGGTGCAGGGCGGAAAAGGATTGACGAAGCAAACTGGGATTCACGTTCCTTTGATCGTGTCTTGGCCAGTACACATCAAAGCCGGCGTCAGCGATTCGCTGATCGACGCTTCCGACTTCTTCCCGACGCTGGTGGAACTCGCGGGCGGCAAAGTCACGCGTGGCAAGATCATGGGCGACCCAACCATGGACGGTGTCAGCTTCGCCCCTGAGTTATTCGGCCAGACCGGAGAGAAAAAAGAGTCCCTCTTCTTTTGGTACGACCCTCGTCCCGGCGAAGACAAATCGCAATTCGCCCGCGAGGTGTTTGCACTCAATCGAACCCACAAGGTCTTCCGTGATGGACGGGCGTTTCGGTTGACGAAGCGACCGCTGGAAGAGATTCCCATCGATCCAGACAACACGACCGACCAAGACAAACTCGCCATCGAAGCTTTGCAAAAACGAATCGCTGACACCATGACCGGAGTCGCCGAACCACCGCTCGTCGACGCAACGGGACAACCAATCTCCAACTAG
- a CDS encoding Lpg1974 family pore-forming outer membrane protein: MFRHAPPTPLRRLLRAHVSHAICVLLLLIGCVQSLDAQDEFPESLADLPQFDSPDFQSEAAPVGFSEIQPIDVESRFAELQMRINELESQRLAKPHPRTSLPARSQDGRLFATFESVLVQPTQSNSTAIIVQTDDGFSHVGFPWLIEHSPRIQFGREAAAETLGWRVRFWEFRHSNSLVANDANGLIPTGNEGTAGYFIENGDILTGLAFINEGKFVSGIRTDVIDWELQRRLAKPMDFYAGVRYAKVAQNYFASTDEGTIHGHSEFRGMGPTMALQINHVLPVEKIQLFANLRGSMLFGSRKFSAIDSLSPLGNLRQTIGDIDLRPGDDSADSLVANAEMQLGLRLVLTDHFNVSVAMEAQHYNGVGGPNPTGVFTGTDGGLNGDSPMDDDLGFLGLTVASQLIW, encoded by the coding sequence GTGTTTCGCCATGCCCCACCGACTCCGTTGCGACGGCTGCTAAGAGCCCACGTTTCCCACGCCATTTGTGTGCTGCTGCTCTTGATTGGCTGCGTCCAATCATTGGACGCACAGGACGAGTTCCCAGAGAGCTTGGCGGACCTTCCGCAGTTCGATTCCCCGGATTTCCAAAGCGAGGCAGCACCGGTTGGCTTCTCCGAGATCCAGCCCATCGACGTGGAGTCTCGCTTCGCTGAACTGCAGATGCGGATCAACGAATTGGAATCGCAACGCCTGGCAAAGCCACACCCGCGCACGAGCCTTCCCGCTCGCTCTCAGGACGGCCGGCTATTCGCGACCTTTGAAAGCGTCTTGGTCCAACCGACCCAAAGCAACAGCACCGCGATCATTGTTCAAACGGACGACGGCTTCTCCCACGTCGGATTCCCTTGGCTGATCGAACACAGCCCACGGATTCAGTTCGGACGCGAAGCGGCGGCTGAAACACTCGGCTGGCGAGTCCGGTTCTGGGAGTTCCGTCACAGCAACAGCTTGGTCGCCAACGATGCCAACGGATTGATCCCAACCGGCAACGAAGGCACCGCGGGATACTTCATCGAAAACGGCGACATCCTGACCGGACTTGCGTTCATCAACGAAGGCAAATTTGTCAGCGGGATTCGGACCGACGTCATCGACTGGGAACTGCAGCGACGATTGGCCAAGCCAATGGATTTCTATGCTGGAGTCCGCTACGCAAAGGTCGCTCAAAACTACTTCGCGTCCACAGACGAAGGCACCATCCACGGACATTCCGAATTTCGCGGCATGGGCCCCACGATGGCTCTGCAAATCAACCATGTTCTTCCAGTCGAGAAGATTCAGCTTTTTGCGAATCTCCGTGGATCAATGCTATTCGGCTCTCGTAAATTCTCCGCGATTGACAGCCTGTCGCCACTCGGCAATCTGCGTCAAACCATTGGCGACATCGACCTGCGACCGGGCGATGATTCGGCCGATTCACTGGTCGCCAATGCGGAGATGCAACTCGGTCTGCGGCTGGTTTTGACCGACCATTTCAATGTGTCCGTCGCCATGGAAGCTCAACACTACAACGGTGTTGGCGGACCAAACCCGACGGGAGTCTTCACCGGCACCGACGGTGGCCTCAACGGAGACTCACCGATGGACGACGACCTGGGATTCCTCGGATTGACCGTGGCGTCTCAACTCATTTGGTAA
- a CDS encoding orotidine 5'-phosphate decarboxylase / HUMPS family protein, translating into MRPIVQISLDLTNIDEALQTAELAMRAGVDWLEAGTPLILAEGLHGVRKLRDAFPGTPIVADLKTMDGGYLEAEMMANAGATHVVVMARAHEETIRCVVKAGADFGCQVMGDNMVSEDMVAGAKRLEDLGCNFVIHHIGYDERRGIAARGNRMPSPLDQLRDVAQAVEVPVQAVGGLSIEQAIACPKYGAPLVVLGAPLTIDADAFRTADGDLESSLQMICDAVHAQEVT; encoded by the coding sequence ATGCGTCCCATCGTCCAGATCTCGTTGGACCTCACCAACATTGACGAGGCACTTCAAACCGCTGAACTGGCCATGCGAGCCGGTGTCGACTGGTTGGAAGCGGGAACGCCACTGATTTTGGCCGAAGGCTTGCATGGTGTTCGCAAACTTCGCGATGCCTTTCCGGGCACGCCCATCGTGGCGGACCTTAAAACCATGGATGGCGGGTACCTGGAGGCCGAGATGATGGCCAATGCCGGTGCGACCCACGTCGTCGTGATGGCCCGGGCTCATGAAGAAACCATTCGCTGCGTTGTGAAAGCGGGTGCCGACTTTGGTTGCCAAGTCATGGGCGACAACATGGTCAGCGAAGACATGGTCGCCGGTGCCAAGCGACTGGAAGACCTCGGTTGCAACTTTGTCATTCACCACATTGGATACGACGAACGTCGAGGCATCGCGGCTCGCGGCAATCGCATGCCCAGTCCGCTCGATCAATTGCGGGATGTGGCTCAGGCGGTCGAGGTTCCTGTCCAAGCCGTCGGAGGTTTGTCGATCGAGCAAGCCATCGCTTGTCCCAAGTACGGGGCGCCGTTGGTCGTGTTGGGTGCACCGCTGACCATCGACGCCGACGCGTTTCGCACCGCCGACGGTGATCTGGAATCCTCCTTGCAAATGATCTGTGACGCCGTGCACGCGCAAGAAGTTACGTAG